The following proteins are encoded in a genomic region of Candidatus Bathyarchaeota archaeon:
- a CDS encoding DHH family phosphoesterase, with translation MSVKKEQIDAFLASASNAAEIVLKSVGEDEAIHIVSHLDADGLSAAGIIGKSLLRLEGTFRVQIERWIDENLVNEIAAEKHPLTIFTDLGSGYLDLLNKKLSSNRVLILDHHQPTGEASSTFTQVNPHLHGIDGSRDLSGAGVTYFVAKAIDKKNIDLAPIAVVGALGDMQDKYEQRKLGGLNEMIVEDAVSGGYLKLETDLLFFGRETRPIHQALAYVTNPFIPGISGEEDKSLAFLASLGIKPKNKDKWRALRDLSEEEKKKLFSALADYLASKKFPSEVALSLLGNVYTLTYEEPWTPLRDAREFTVLLNATGRLDKAGLGVAICMGDRGTALEQANEVLREYRRTITKYLSWLTEKPDRIEELDNIYVVRGEGFIDERVIGALSSILSTSLPNREKPIIAYSKVSGEDMAKISARTLVLLTNRGLNLGDILRVVAEKYSGRGGGHNIAAGAHVPIKNVESFIKLVDELVKKQLEET, from the coding sequence ATGTCCGTCAAAAAAGAACAGATCGACGCTTTTCTAGCCAGCGCTTCTAATGCCGCTGAAATTGTTTTGAAAAGCGTTGGGGAAGATGAAGCAATTCACATTGTTTCTCACCTAGATGCAGATGGACTATCTGCAGCAGGGATCATCGGAAAATCTCTGCTTCGCTTAGAAGGAACATTCCGCGTTCAAATTGAAAGGTGGATAGATGAAAATTTGGTTAATGAAATAGCTGCAGAGAAGCATCCTTTAACGATATTTACTGACTTGGGAAGTGGCTACCTCGACCTTCTAAACAAAAAGCTTTCCAGCAACCGCGTACTCATCCTTGACCACCATCAACCCACCGGGGAAGCCTCCTCAACATTCACCCAAGTAAACCCTCACCTTCACGGAATCGACGGATCTCGAGACCTCAGCGGGGCAGGCGTAACGTATTTCGTCGCCAAAGCCATTGACAAAAAAAACATTGATTTGGCTCCTATCGCCGTAGTGGGCGCTCTCGGGGACATGCAAGACAAATATGAGCAACGAAAGTTGGGTGGCCTCAACGAAATGATTGTGGAGGACGCAGTAAGCGGAGGCTACCTCAAGCTTGAAACTGACCTTCTCTTTTTCGGAAGAGAAACACGGCCCATTCACCAAGCACTAGCCTACGTCACAAACCCGTTCATACCAGGCATAAGCGGAGAGGAGGACAAAAGCCTAGCCTTCCTTGCAAGCCTAGGAATCAAACCGAAAAACAAGGACAAATGGCGTGCATTGAGGGACCTTTCAGAAGAAGAGAAAAAGAAGCTTTTTTCCGCACTCGCCGACTACCTTGCGTCAAAAAAATTTCCCAGCGAAGTAGCGTTAAGTTTGCTTGGAAACGTTTATACATTAACCTATGAAGAACCTTGGACTCCGCTAAGAGATGCACGGGAGTTCACAGTCCTTCTCAATGCCACAGGACGACTTGACAAGGCAGGTCTCGGCGTAGCTATCTGTATGGGAGACCGAGGAACAGCCCTTGAACAAGCCAACGAAGTGTTAAGAGAATATCGGCGAACCATCACCAAATACTTGAGTTGGCTGACAGAAAAACCTGATCGCATAGAAGAGTTGGACAACATCTATGTGGTGCGTGGCGAAGGCTTCATTGACGAAAGAGTGATAGGGGCACTGTCTTCCATCCTCTCGACAAGCCTTCCGAACCGTGAAAAACCAATAATCGCCTACTCCAAAGTTTCTGGTGAAGACATGGCTAAGATTTCGGCGAGGACATTAGTTCTCTTGACGAACAGGGGTCTCAACCTTGGAGATATCTTACGCGTTGTTGCTGAAAAATATTCTGGTAGAGGAGGAGGGCATAACATCGCCGCTGGGGCTCATGTGCCAATTAAAAACGTAGAATCCTTCATCAAACTTGTAGATGAACTCGTCAAAAAACAGTTAGAGGAGACGTAG
- a CDS encoding XTP/dITP diphosphatase: MAFFVTGNIHKFNEACHVLAEYKVATALLRVKDSEIQDDDIENIAKASVRDAVERCRLPIFVEDAGLFIDALNGFPGPYSSYVYRTIGTKGILKLMKEVEKRDAYFHSVIAFCSPKESLKCFHGKVKGKLSQEERGNFGFGFDPIFKPSSSLNRTFAEMATEEKNKFSHRAQAIRKFAEWYTSTFQRRF; the protein is encoded by the coding sequence GTGGCTTTCTTCGTGACAGGTAATATTCACAAGTTCAACGAGGCCTGCCATGTACTAGCTGAATACAAAGTTGCCACTGCGCTCCTAAGAGTAAAAGACTCAGAGATCCAAGACGACGATATAGAAAACATTGCCAAAGCCAGCGTTAGGGACGCGGTAGAAAGATGTAGACTGCCTATCTTCGTGGAGGACGCTGGCCTTTTCATAGATGCGCTGAACGGTTTTCCAGGTCCCTACTCCTCATACGTGTATCGAACAATAGGAACCAAAGGAATTCTTAAACTAATGAAAGAAGTGGAGAAAAGAGATGCCTATTTTCACTCGGTGATTGCCTTCTGCAGTCCAAAAGAATCATTAAAGTGCTTCCACGGTAAAGTGAAAGGAAAATTATCTCAAGAAGAGCGGGGAAACTTCGGCTTTGGCTTCGACCCTATATTCAAACCTTCAAGCAGTCTCAACAGAACCTTTGCAGAAATGGCCACGGAAGAAAAGAACAAGTTTTCGCATCGAGCTCAAGCCATAAGAAAATTCGCTGAATGGTACACGTCGACCTTTCAACGAAGGTTTTAA
- a CDS encoding KEOPS complex subunit translates to MEAEIKLSYQNKREAEAVAKAVSPDNVKVPSGLSIKTTKKGSKVFTKVTCETKLQTFIATIDDLLCCVSIAEKAFSAAKKFE, encoded by the coding sequence TTGGAGGCTGAAATCAAACTTTCCTATCAAAACAAACGAGAAGCAGAAGCAGTTGCTAAAGCTGTGTCACCAGACAACGTAAAGGTTCCGTCAGGCTTGTCCATAAAAACAACGAAAAAAGGTTCCAAAGTGTTCACGAAGGTGACATGCGAAACAAAGCTTCAAACATTCATAGCAACAATTGACGATCTTTTATGCTGCGTCTCCATCGCAGAAAAAGCCTTTTCGGCAGCAAAAAAGTTTGAGTAG
- a CDS encoding 30S ribosomal protein S15: MVHVDLSTKVLNISSLSLLKSFGGQELGKTEKGSSHSIRPVSKRPPRWCKYTPEEVEAMVVKLAKEGHPPSKIGIILRDQHGIPLVKPIVGRTMTQILGDAGLAPSIPEDLGELLKKAARLHVHLEKNRKDLHNKRDLQLIESRIYKIARYYKRKGLLPTDWKYKAKIASPV; encoded by the coding sequence ATGGTACACGTCGACCTTTCAACGAAGGTTTTAAATATCAGCAGTCTCTCGCTCTTAAAGTCCTTTGGAGGACAAGAATTGGGAAAGACGGAAAAGGGAAGTTCGCACTCTATTCGGCCAGTTAGCAAAAGGCCTCCCAGATGGTGCAAATATACGCCAGAAGAAGTGGAGGCCATGGTTGTCAAGCTCGCGAAAGAAGGGCATCCACCTAGCAAGATCGGAATCATCCTGCGCGACCAACATGGCATTCCCCTAGTCAAACCAATCGTAGGAAGAACGATGACTCAGATTTTAGGGGACGCAGGGTTAGCGCCTTCCATTCCCGAAGACTTGGGAGAATTGCTGAAAAAGGCTGCACGCCTTCATGTTCATCTTGAAAAGAACAGGAAGGACTTGCACAATAAACGGGACCTTCAACTCATCGAGTCCAGAATTTACAAAATCGCAAGGTATTACAAACGAAAGGGTTTGCTGCCGACAGACTGGAAATACAAAGCAAAAATTGCGTCTCCAGTCTAG